The stretch of DNA AGGTGGAGAATATTTCTCTAATGTTTTCAATGAgttctgcatggaacatggaaTTGTTCATGAGAGGACACCTCCATTCTCACCACAATCCAATGGGATTTCTGAAAGGGAAAACCACACTCTAACTGATTTGGTGAATGCCATGTTGAGTACAGCGGGATTATCcaaggaatggtggggtgaggcaATTTTGACAGCGTGTTATGTCCTGAATAGAGTTCTAGCAAAGAACAAAGAGATTACACCATTTGAGGAATGGGAAAAGAGAAGATTAAACCTCTCATATTTGCGCACATGGGGTTGTTTGGCTAAGGTGAATGTGCCAACCAACAAAAAGCGTAAACTTGGGCCTAAAACTGTTGATTGTGTTTTCCTAGGCTATTCTTTCCACAACACTGGATATAGGTTCTTAATTATAAAATCTGATGTGCCTGATATATATGTTGATACTATCGTGGAGTCAAGAGACGCTACATTTTTTGAGAATGAGTTTCCCATGAAAAATACACCTAGTAAAACAAGTCATGAGACTATAATACCCCATGAGCAAGAATTGTCTATTCCTATAGATCATGCTGAGGAGACTCACATGCACATTCCTGAGGAGGATGACACTATAGTCACTCGAAAGAGCAAGAGACAGAGGATTGCAAAATCCTTTGGTGATGACTTTATAGTGTACCTTGTGGAAGACACACCAACCACCATTAGAGAGGCATATTCCTCTCCTGATGCTGACTTATGGAAGGAAGCAGTAAGGAGTGAGATGGATTCTATTATGTCTAATGGAACTTGGGAGGTCATTGACTGTCCTTATGGTTGTCAACCTATAGGGTGCAAGTGGATCTTtaagaaaaagcttaggcctgatggtacaattgagaggtacaaggcaAGGCTTGTGGACAAAGGATATACCCAAAAGGAGGGtgaagatttctttgacacCTATTCACCAGTGGCTCGATTGACTACAATTCGCACATTAATAGCTGTGGCAGCCTCTTATGGTCTTAtcattcatcagatggatgttaagACAACTTTCCTTAATGGAGAGTTAGATGAGgagatctatatggatcagccAGAAGGATTCATTGCGGATGGTCAAGAGAATAAGGTGTGTAGGTTGTTAAAATCATTGTATGACCTAAAATAAGCACCTAAGCAATGGCATGAAAAGTTTGATAATACTCTCACTGCTGCTGGCTTTGTTGTGAATGAAGCTGACACATATGTGTATTATCGATATGGTGGGGGTGAGGTCATTATGTTGTGcctttatgttgatgacatatTGATCTTTGGATCGAACCTCAATGTGATTGAGGAAGTAAAGAAACTTTTATCGAGTAATTTCAATATGAAAGATTTGGAAGAAGCTGATGTCATTCTTAACATCAAGCTTATCAGAGAAGGTGATGGTGGGGTAACTTTGTTATAATCCAATTATGTGGAAAAAGTATTGAGTCGCTTTGGTTTTAGTGACTGTGATCCTGCTCCTACACCTTATGACCCTAGCATGCTATTGAGGAAAAATAGGAGAATTGCAAGGGATCAATtgacatactcccagatcattgGTTCACTCATGTATCTTGCGAGTGCAACAAGGCATGACATCTCATATGCTGTGTGCAAGCTGAGTCGGTTTGTTTCAAAACCAGGAGATGATCACTGGCGTGCTCTTGAGAGAGTGTTGCGCTATCTGAAAGGTACTATGACATATGGTATTCATTATACTGGGAACCCTAGAGTGCTAGAAGGCTTTTGTGATGCCAACTGGATTTCTGATGCTGATGAGCTATATGCCACGAGCGGATATGTGTTCTTGCTTGGAGGTGGAGTTGTTTCCTagaagtcttgcaagcagactatcATAACGAAGTCTACAATGGAAGCAGAACTCGCAACATTAGACACTGCTGGGGCTAAAGCCGAGTGGCTTCGTGAACTCCTGATGGATTTACCGGTAGTTGAAAAACCGATACCGGCTATCTCCATGAACTGTGACAACCAAACTGTGATTACAAAGGTCAATAGTTCTAGGAATAACATGAAGTCTACAAGGCATGTGAAAAGAAGATTAAAATCTGTTAGAAAGTTGAAAACCTCCGAAGTTATAACGGTGGATTATGTCCACACGTTGAATAATTTGGCAGATCAATTCACTAAGGGTCTGTCACGCAATGTGATAGAAAGTGCATCATGTGAAATCTACTGTAGTGGTAACCTGCtctatgtgatcggagatcccgtgaagtagAGTGGTGAAACAAGCTAGTAGTAGATTGAGAGGAAAGATCCCTTTCTTGACTCATTTCTGATGCACATCTTTCCTATCTGTAAGGCAGGATGGTATTTACCTTAATGTATTCCAAGAGTCTTTTAAAGGTGAGATGTTGCCCTACATTCTTTTGAAGAGTACACCAATATGAGTCAGACTGCTGGTCACAGTCTATGGGACTTGGGTAATCCCTAAATACTCATGAAAGGCACTGAAGtgtgacttatatgcttcaaaACAGCGGGGATGCCTTGTGCAGCCTAGTATCAGCTAAGGACTAGAGCAGATCTCATCTCGCACAAAACTATCAATTTAAGGCTTAGTCCATTGTTCAGTTGTGAGTGAGTGAAACTCTTGTTCTAGATGgatgttcaacttaacagtctccatcGAAACACTGGTATATCAAAGAATTATGCTTCTGATACTTCATTATTACAAACCCTAGAGTTTGGTGGGGATTGTTGGATTTATTTTGGGCTAGGCTCaattagatttaataaatcaaataaactctatggtatgtaattgtgaataataCGAGTTGTACGAGACATGGTGAGGCAAGAGGAGCCAAGAAGACAGGCATGCGGTGTAGTGATGTGGTGTGTTAAGCACTCACTAATTACAGGAGTTTCAACTCTATGTTTAACTCACCATTTGTTGTAGTGATGTGGTGTGTTAAGCACTCACTAATTACAGGAGTTTCAACTCCGTGTTTAACTCACCAATTGTTGTCTCTTCGGCTGCCATCCCttcctctcctccctctcctgccGCAAGGCTATAAAAGAGGACATGTGTCTTTGGTCTTGTACACACACAACACACAACTCAGAATACAATCCTATTGCAAAGAAGGAATCCTCATCTCGTAACTCCGCGCGCACGGAGGAGCGAGAGGGCAGGTGCCTCCGAAGCTCTTGTCGTTCAAGACTTTGCACGAGGGATCAACAATTAGGTTTTTGTGGAGCGACTACGCTACTGCCCAATCCACCGCTGTTGTTCGTCTTCCTCAAGCCGGTTCgggtggatttcttcttcctggtggaaaGATCGTCTTCATCCTCTATATCATAGAaattggtcaaggatcgggatcaTCGGAGCGTATGGGAGGGTATGATCCGTTCATCTTCCTGCTATGTTTCGTCTTCCTGTTCGTACATGTTGCAGTAGTGTGTTTAGTTTGTTGCGCATGCTATCCTAGTTCTGTTTCATATGTTCTACCATGTTTTTTCTGTTTTTATCTTATATATGTTTCTGGTATAAGATCTATGTCATGTCTGCTTGTTCACTAGTTATGTTAAAACGTTTCATATGTTGTTGTCTCTATGTTTCACTAGTGGTTCAGTCACGTCGTTTGATATATTGTTTCTCATATATTTCAGTAGTTCTATTTCGTCGTTTAACATGCAGTCTCTTGTTTATTGCTATTTTAAGATATATGTCTTGCCTTGTTATTATATTTCATATATTATGCTTTTATATGTTCATAGATCACATGTTCTATATTCCTATGAATACGTTTAATATCAtgatttctatgattaattatattatatatgtcatcatcataaTGTTGATTTATGAAATTAAAATGATATAGAAATTGCCTAAATATCTAACATAAGAATGTACTAGGAATTCCAATAACATACCTTACCTCGTCTGTCAATCCATCCTTTGCTTCCCCAGATCTAAAGAGCAGGACATGGAGGGAGCGAATGGGGGGCAGCAGATCAAGAATGGGTGACTAGAGTGGAGGCTTGAGATGGGGAGGCCCTAAGGTGGTGATGTGTGGGGGCGACTTAGGTGTTGAATAGGGGGCGAGGTGTGCTTTTGTGCGGCTTTGGATGGGCGGATGTTGGCTTGGGGAGGTCGGACGCCGACTTAGGAAGGGCGACAGTCTAGGTAGGGCGGCGGCTTGGGGAAGGTGGACGACAACGAGCAGCTTCTGTGTAGCCGCTGGGGGCGGTCGGTCGGCCGGGTGCTGGGCGGGTAGGCAGCCGGCTCTGTGCTTTCACGAGAGAATACGACCTCAATgacttttctttctttctttctttattttttgatttttggttGTGGACTTGTGGTGGGTTTTGGTGAGTAGACGGAGGCAGGGAGAAATTAACGTGAGAAAAATGGTGCCAGATATTATTAGGGTTCCGATTTGATTCCCTAGGATTTCctatctactccctccgtcctaaaaaAGTGTCGTTTTAGATTTTCGTGCCACAACTTTGactcgatttatagaaaatacgtgcaatacttatatctttaaataaatttgttaaaaaactagacttaaagaccttttcaatgatactaattatatactataaatattaatgttttttactatatatttagttaaagttattttttgGAAAACacaaacgacacttattttgggacggagggagtacctcCTAGGGAAAGATTCCACACAGGTGCTGACATGGTATGCTAAGACAGATAATTCCCTATGACTAATAGAAAATCATAGATAACAATAAAAACCGTAGGGAAATTTAGTACTTTTTCAGTGGTGTATTGTCATGTTTTGTGTGTGCACCGGGTGCGAAACGCTAAACAGGTTCGGACAGCCTCGACGTTAGAAACTATATATAACTTTTATACTTATTATTTATAGACACTACATATAGAAATCATAGTCCTGATGGATAGTTTCTACATAATAATTTCTTATCTAACCATATAAATTCTCTTCATCCTCTACCAATGACATTATTTCATGTCTTGGTTCTCGTATAGACATGGTtttagtttctatgatttttctctctcttcaataagtaccttgccacatcagcaaaatgcttaggtaaCAATATAATTAATACTTATAGAAACTACGATAGTTTCATACATTGGGAATGCTCTTATATCACATATTTTTAGCTAATTAGACGGTGTAACTTTAAAATCTATATACAACGTTTAGATAGACTAAAAATACACTTAAACTGATACTACTAATCACCATGCAGCATTCAAACGAATTTAAAGATATTAAATGGCTGTATATGTAAATAATTTTCGTTCATCCTAACTTTTCTATAGAGTTTGCTAGTCGTAGCTCGCCATAGGTTAATTTTTTCATCCCGGATCCGCCGTTGACTAGATGTAATGCTACAACAAGAAAATTTCCGGAGGCGTCAGTCAGTGCGAgcttttttttataaaagaaaaattATATTAAATAATAGCAAGATACATGAACACGTTACGAGCACtctaaattatataaatatccacaaaattatttttatctaaattGTACCTATGCTATGAATAGCTCTAAATTTCAAAACTAAATTTGTACGACGCTTTGCAGTATGGATGACCGCACAGGCAAACACCTGCAAAAGACCTTAGAATAGATGTCCAACGAACGACGGCCAACATTTATGTACGTGGAGTTGAGAAACTTCTTCTTTATGGTGTCTTCCTTCTTATTCTTTCTGTCACCCAAGAATGAGGAAGACTGATCTAAAACTTATTCTCCCTAGTTGTTCATCGTGGCTAGATCTAAACATAATAAAATAGAGAAGAGACCGGAGAAAATATTCCATAGTAGCGACACCATCTCCACCTTGATGTCGCCACCCGAAAATAAAAGTCTCCATATCGTCAAACAGGTGAGGATGTCAACGTCGTAGTTGTTGCCCGCATCTTCAAGCCGCTATGAAGAAAACGATTTCACTCTACTCTCTCGCCATTGCTGAAGAGGAAGAAATAAATCCCCAAAACTAAGAAACTTAGCATAAAAAGACACTAACCCTAAAGATTCGATCTACTAAGAAAACTTATTAAAAATGATGGATCACCTCTTTCTTCGACCTTCGATGATATGCcggaggggagagggagggagacTAGTTGTGAACTTGTGATAGAGACGAGAGCGGTGGCGGCCGCGACGCCGAAGACCCTAGTGAACgacaaaagttatgaattaggAGTACCTAGCGCGGAGCATCCAGCCACGTCAGTGAGAGCGAGctagggacttgtttagtttcaatattttttttggaaaaacgacactgtagcattttcgtttttatttgactaacattgtccaattatagagtaactcggcttaaaagattcgtctcgtgatttacagacaaactatgtaattagtttttattttcatctatatttaatgctccatacatgtgctgtaagattcggtgtaacggagaatcttgaaaagttttgagtttttaggtgaagtaaacaaagcctagGACGATGCCGTTGAATGTTCTTGTGCAGATACGAAAGGAAAATTTCTTCGACGATGCTGCCTTTtgccggcacatgcatggaagatGTAGGTTGATTAGGTGACCACCAAACCTTGGGGTTGGTGGTTCCAGCTGTTCGGTGAGCTTCGGTTTCACCGCCTGACAGGAAGCCGAAGAATGACTAAATTAGAAATTTATAATAATACGTGAAATATGCAGGGACACAATCACACAAAGTAACTCATCAAGCTGCTATTCTTTTGGACACGATACATGCATGGTAAAACGGGATAATAGAACTTCTCCAGCTGTGGAGTTAGATACACTCCCTCCTAGTCCTGTTTGTGTTTTTCAAAACAACTTTAACtagatatatattaaaaaatattaatatttataatacatagttagtattattagaaaaatctttaaatctagtttttaacaaaatttatttgaagatacaaatattatacgtatttttataaataaaatcaaatttataatataaataataataataataataattaatttgAGACGGAGAGAATACAATAATATGTGAAAATAGGGATGAACCGTTCGTATGCAACGTAGTATAACTTTTACAGGGACCAGAAAAATTGCCGAATGATAAATGCATGCCACTACGGCGGTAAGTAGCCACCTACGACCGGCAAAACCAAATGCACATCATAATCTATGCCATACACATAACACATGTCTAGTTAAACAAATCATTCCCTCTGAGTTTGAACGCCTACCAGCCTTACCTACTTTTTTTCCAACCAAATCCATCGGAAAAATGTTTTAAAGGCAGCCCAAATCAACTTAGAGCTCTGCATATTCCTTCCTTATCGATAAAATAGATATTTTGATAAAAAAATTATGTAATAATTTCTTTAATTAATTCTTCAATATATATCATCTTGTATTTCGGATTTCGCActagaaaaaaatagaaaatgggATTAGATCTCTAGTGTTCATACAAGATATTAGAAAAATTGTTGGAGGGTGGTATATAAAAACTAGAAAGTGATTTTTATTCAAATGGTTCtctaaatgatgatttagagtCAATTTAAGAAAAACTCTTGAAGATATTGTTCTGTACATATAGCTTCTTAGACAAATAATCATCAAAAAATATGCAAGTAGATACAAAATCCATTACGTTGTTATttgattttagaaaaattttaTATATTCAATATAATTTTGCTCTGACATTTGTATTAACTAGCAAATATGTCCCTATATTTCTGCAGAAAAACATTATTATACACAATGAGTAAATAGATGAAGGAATAAAACAAAATTGTCCCACGAAATGACATTTATGACTATAAATTCAAACTTCATGAGATTGAAAACTTATATATCAGGTATATACAAATTGACCTTAAAGAAAAGTAAgtttaggaagaagaatcaatgAAATTGGGTTTTACATGAGTGAAGTATGATTTTCTGTATGGGTAGTTGTTCGTTTAATTTTAATTAGTTGTTAGTCAATTAGCTGCTAACCCAACTAATTTAAATTAACTTTTAGCTCCAGCTAATCTCTAGCTGATTCAAACACGTCTTTAAATTCTTAATCCACAAAGTAAAATCTTTCCTTTAATCCTCTAGAACTATATTAAACAAGTCCTTACACAAGGTTCTCTCCTTAGCCATTTGTAAGCTTCCACCCTaaacttcactttttttttcagttTCGCTAAAatcctttttttgtttgtttgaggAAAGCTAAAATCCAAAATCGCCTTGCGTGCCTGAGTGTTTTTCCGTTGGTGCCCACCTCAGCAGAACGGAGAAAGCGAGGAAAAAGCCCAAGAAAACCCCCGACCCGTCACCCGACCCAGCCGCTCGAGGGAGACGCAGAACCTGctgcacctgcacctgcacctgcacctgcaAACCTCGAGCGGAGAGCTCTTCCcgttgcggcggcggcggagatggCGGCGAATCTGGAGGACGTGCCGTCACTGGATCTGATGCACGAGCTGCTCCGCCGCAtgaagtgcagctccaagcccgACAAGCGCCTCATCCTCATCGGTACGGGAGACCCTCCCCCtttccccttcttcctcctcgtcaACGGCGTTCGCTGGATCCCTGACACGGTTCCTGGTGCCGTGGGGACGGAAAAATCGCGCTTGACGCCGTTGGTGCTCCGGATCCGCTGAAAGTTCTCGCCTTTCCAGTGAAATCTTGGTTATCCCCTATTTCTCACCCTGCATTTGTGGCGAAGAAATATGGCTTTGTTTGCAGTGAGTGGATTTTTCTACAGCTTTCTAACAGATGGAAGGATTCACTAGTTGAATAGCAAGAGAAATTAATCATGCGCTAGTCGATTAGTTCTGTGCTGTTGGATGTTGGTGTTTTTGTCATAAATTTTATAATTCTTCAAGGATTATCAAAAATAGAAGTCAGATAATCTTAGTCAGCTTGACCTGGTGTGGAAGCCTTTTCTTATGACAATATAAGATGAGATGCCCCAATCGCAAGTAAAGATGATATTCTGCTATGTCAccttattttgtttctttgactttTCATTGGTTCCATTGAGTGTGTATTGTCGTCCATATTTTTGTAACACTGAGGTGAACTCCCTTGTGCAAtttgtttttagtttttgttgCTAATGAGTGCCACATTTACATCGCAAAAACTGATCCGCATTAACTGAATGGTATTAAACAGTGGCATTCAAGACAAGTAAATTGAAACAAATGTTGTCTTCTATATCGTTTCTTTCTTTTCATTATGGCCTTGTTTGTTGTCATGCTATTTGGTTTGATATATTTTCTGGTACTGGTAGTCAGGATGAAAGAGGGCAGTATTGTGTAGGGAGATATAAGGTCAAAGTGCTTTTTGTGGAGAGCAATAAACACAACATTTTTATAATATTTTGTTTCCTTGTTCACAACAattttactttttaattctattaTGTAGTGCTCCTGATTTGGAGAATTTGACTCCTTTTCTGGAAATCCTGTAGGCCCACCTGGCTCTGGAAAGGGAACTCAGTCTCCCATTATTAAGGATGAATACTGCCTGTGCCATTTAGCCACTGGTGATATGCTGAGGGCTGCTGTGGCAGCCAAGACACCTCTAGGTATCAAAGCAAAAGAAGCTATGAATAAGGTAGTGTTAGCAGACCAATACTTATACTAAAATGCTAACCAGCATAAAAAGGTTCTCTGTGACTCCATTGTATGCTGCCTTCCTCTTTTAGGGAGAGCTTGTTTCAGATGACTTGGTTGTGGGGATTATTGATGAAGCTATGAAGAAACCCTCATGCCAGAAAGGTTTCATTCTTGATGGCTTTCCTAGAACTGTCACTCAAGCACAGAAGGTCATATACTTGATCAATACACCAGCATGAAGAAGTATTCCTTTATCATACTGTTATAGGCTATTTGAATTAGTATAATTTTCCCCTCACTGAGTTTTTGAATG from Sorghum bicolor cultivar BTx623 chromosome 8, Sorghum_bicolor_NCBIv3, whole genome shotgun sequence encodes:
- the LOC8060373 gene encoding adenylate kinase 4, whose translation is MAANLEDVPSLDLMHELLRRMKCSSKPDKRLILIGPPGSGKGTQSPIIKDEYCLCHLATGDMLRAAVAAKTPLGIKAKEAMNKGELVSDDLVVGIIDEAMKKPSCQKGFILDGFPRTVTQAQKLDEMLAKQGANVDKVLNFAIDDAILEERITGRWIHSASGRTYHTKFAPPKSPGVDDVTGEPLIQRKDDTAEVLKSRLEAFHRQTEPVIDYYSKKGLVVNLPAEKPPKEVTVEVQKALS